One Drosophila kikkawai strain 14028-0561.14 chromosome 3L, DkikHiC1v2, whole genome shotgun sequence genomic window carries:
- the Pgm1 gene encoding phosphoglucomutase → MSLSVEIVATTPYEGQKPGTSGLRKKVKVFTQANYTENFVQAILEANGAALAGSTLVVGGDGRYYCKEAAELIVRLSAANGVSKLLVGQNGILSTPAVSSLIRHNKALGGIVLTASHNPGGPENDFGIKFNCENGGPAPDAFTNHIYKITTEIKQYKLVRNLQIDISKVGVTSFDVAGKPFTVEVIDSVANYVRHMEEIFDFAKLKDFVSGKATGKPLKMRIDAMNGVTGSYVREIFLNRLGASESSVVHTTPLPDFGGLHPDPNLTYAKDLVDTVAQGDYDIGAAFDGDGDRNMIIGSKAFFVTPSDSLAVIAHYLEAIPYFQKNGVQGFARSMPTASAVDLVGRKLGKEVFEVPTGWKYFGNLMDAGRLCLCGEESFGTGSNHIREKDGIWAVLAWISVMQHTGKGIEDILKQHWSVYGRNYFTRYDYEECASDPCNDMMNTMEKAITDPAFVGKSYSSGGKTYKVKEADNFSYTDPVDKSVATKQGLRIVFEDGSRIVMRLSGTGSSGATVRLYIDSYEKENVLGQASVMLKPLIDIALEISQLPKFTGRNAPTVIT, encoded by the exons ATGTCGCTATCGGTGGAAATTGTCGCCACAACGCCCTACGAGGGTCAGAAGCCAGGCACCAGTGGATTGCGCAAAAAG GTGAAAGTCTTCACCCAGGCAAACTACACTGAGAACTTTGTCCAGGCTATTCTGGAGGCCAATGGCGCTGCCCTTGCGGGTTCCACTCTGGTGGTCGGCGGCGACGGACGCTACTATTGCAAGGAGGCTGCTGAGCTGATTGTTCGCCTGTCCGCCGCCAATGGTGTCTCCAAGCTGCTGGTGGGCCAGAACGGCATTCTGTCCACGCCCGCCGTCTCCAGTCTGATTCGTCATAACAAGGCCTTGG GTGGCATCGTTCTGACGGCTTCCCACAATCCCGGTGGTCCCGAGAACGATTTCGGCATCAAGTTCAACTGCGAGAACGGCGGCCCCGCCCCGGACGCCTTCACCAACCACATCTACAAGATCACCACCGAGATCAAGCAGTACAAGCTggtccgcaacctgcagatcGACATCTCCAAGGTGGGCGTGACCTCCTTCGATGTGGCCGGCAAGCCCTTCACCGTGGAGGTAATCGATTCGGTGGCCAACTATGTGCGCCACATGGAGGAGATCTTTGACTTTGCCAAGCTAAAGGATTTCGTGAGCGGCAAGGCTACGGGCAAGCCCTTGAAGATGCGTATCGATGCGATGAATGGAGTAACTGGCTCCTATGTGAGGGAGATCTTCCTGAACCGTTTGGGTGCCTCTGAATCCTCGGTGGTGCACACGACACCACTGCCGGACTTTGGGGGTCTGCATCCTGATCCAAATCTGACCTATGCCAAGGATCTCGTGGATACTGTGGCGCAGGGAGACTACGATATCGGTGCCGCCTTCGACGGAGACGGTGATCGCAACATGATCATCGGCAGCAAGGCGTTCTTTGTGACGCCCAGCGACTCGCTGGCCGTGATTGCCCACTACCTGGAGGCCATCCCCTACTTCCAAAAGAATGGTGTTCAGGGATTCGCCCGCAGCATGCCCACTGCCTCCGCCGTTGATTTGGTGGGCCGAAAGCTGGGCAAGGAAGTGTTCGAGGTGCCCACTGGCTGGAAGTACTTCGGTAACCTCATGGACGCCGGAAGGCTGTGCCTGTGCGGCGAGGAGAGCTTCGGAACCGGCTCCAACCACATTCGCGAGAAGGATGGCATCTGGGCTGTGCTGGCCTGGATCTCAGTGATGCAGCACACGGGCAAAGGCATTGAGGATATCCTGAAGCAGCACTGGTCTGTTTACGGACGCAACTACTTCACCCGCTACGACTACGAGGAGTGCGCCTCGGACCCCTGCAACGACATGATGAACACCATGGAGAAGGCCATCACTGATCCGGCATTCGTGGGCAAGAGCTACTCCAGTGGAGGAAAAACCTACAAGGTCAAGGAGGCGGACAACTTCAGCTACACGGATCCGGTGGACAAGTCGGTGGCCACGAAACAGGGCCTGCGCATTGTTTTCGAGGACGGCAGTCGCATTGTGATGCGTCTCAGTGGAACCGGCAGCTCCGGAGCCACCGTGCG CCTGTACATCGATTCCTATGAGAAGGAGAACGTCTTGGGTCAGGCCAGCGTAATGCTGAAGCCTTTGATTGACATTGCTTTGGAGATCTCTCAGCTGCCCAAGTTCACCGGGCGCAATGCCCCCACCGTGATCACGTAA
- the Strump gene encoding WASH complex subunit homolog 5: MTEFFDENNACGQNLLNIVSVGNSIIAEILRLKDYVPSIYRLETKADKSKYGEILVDFSYFKAAEAHEKKIEESQSLTELDDEVRSQLPLITRFYLAFQSIHQYASDLQHYIKELESGYYIQQTLETMLQEDEGRQLLCESLYLFGVILLLLDFHIPGDVRERLLIAYYRHSGGDATPMSGSDSNIQDVCLLLRSTGYVHPSEAAKVPVKAAASLVVPRYPEEYFSRFRFDENFVDLVVARLRCDDIYNQLTLYPHPAHRSTALSTQAAMLYVCLYFCPKVLHSQGSQMREIVDKFFCDNWCLSLYMGITVNLVDAWLDFKAARSAIENVTSSVAIKTLCVQQREQLVKVLQKTQEITREGVLDDGFVTEHANKIILMMRQSNVLLRWFCLHTSKEVFVFSHNTASQPGHVEQMVIQELKFDRNALYHLMLNCSQMELCVRELLADIQQTKEDRWTKSREEAMQRLKELSEAFAGSRPLTKIEPNTQLQQWFGEVADRLKKLELARPQKSGRLLIQVMQALDEVQEYHNLHSNMLVKQHLQETRDMLSHMAQLINLKEDIEIHIQMITDFSYAWHLLQRDFKPLMQEHIKRQPQAVIGIRAVFLKLASTLEVPLMRINQARSEDLASVSNYYSTELANFLRRILQIVPETMFSILARIIHLLTNVIKEFPTRVEKERLKEYAQFEERAKVAQLTNSIAVFTKGILMMKTTLVGVIELDPQQLLEDGIRKELVNHLSSAYNLGLIFTPEKGKTPVQVLQQKLQTLAKTIEGYRRSFEYIEDYLRVQGLGILLEESQRIINYNVEKECNAFLRQKVQEFQSVYQSSIIPIPNFPPVQGDASGSNNFIGRLAHEILRCTEPRHTIFLDLKNIWYDKKAPAHLEVLSGSGFFGILREALAPSGMVGLERLYAHMLADELKRNLERLQKNLTSDRMWVEALDSLTRELESRDFPPPDVAKQPLKYYQSYTQRWLKVWPTVLDWVLAMGQKQLLRQQIAGELSFNSKCDAKLLENTADTLNRALLLELSLSQSLCDEQGVGMLTELQDILLYTGNYEPLEQVFVTTKNSHNVSLFLFLFTIAHLGRLQHSTNTDCLLPKSAKDVIDCVPFVVGLLTILQQFHKNVKMLYISYMSQYVVTIAEAQLMDKEILGPDTVTALHFLMTFIRSARLPLRVLEQRIPNILLSEFEYLATPTK; the protein is encoded by the exons ATGACCGAGTTTTTCGATGAAAACAATGCCTGCGGCCAGaatcttttaaatattgtcTCCGTGGGAAATTCCATTATAGCAGAGATCCTGCGCCTCAAGGACTACGTACCCAGTATCTATAG ATTGGAAACCAAGGCAGATAAGTCGAAATATGGGGAGATTCTGGTGGATTTCAGCTACTTCAAAGCGGCAGAGGCTCATGAAAAGAAGATTGAGGAGAGCCAG TCCCTCACCGAACTGGATGACGAGGTGCGCAGCCAACTGCCGCTGATAACGCGCTTCTATCTGGCCTTTCAGAGTATCCATCAATATGCCTCCGACCTGCAGCATTACATTAAGGAGCTGGAAAGCGGCTACTACATTCAGCAGACGCTGGAGACGATGCTTCAGGAGGACGAGGGTCGTCAGCTGCTCTGTGAATCATTGTACCTCTTTGGCGTTATACTCCTCCTGCTGGACTTTCACATACCGGGCGATGTCAGGGAGCGTCTGCTCATAGCCTATTATCGACACAGTGGTGGCGATGCCACTCCCATGTCCGGTTCGGATTCCAATATCCAGGATGTGTGCCTGCTCCTCCGATCAACCGGCTATGTGCATCCCTCGGAGGCGGCTAAAGTGCCAGTGAAGGCGGCTGCCAGCCTGGTAGTTCCGAGATATCCGGAGGAGTACTTCTCACGCTTTCGCTTCGATGAGAACTTCGTGGATTTGGTTGTGGCACGCCTTCGTTGCGATGACATATACAATCAGCTTACCCTTTACCCACACCCTGCCCACCGCTCCACCGCCTTATCCACGCAGGCCGCCATGCTGTATGTGTGCCTGTACTTCTGTCCCAAGGTCCTGCACTCCCAAGGCTCCCAGATGCGCGAGATTGTGGATAAGTTCTTCTGCGACAACTGGTGCTTGTCCCTCTATATGGGCATCACCGTGAACCTGGTGGATGCCTGGTTAGACTTCAAGGCGGCCCGGTCAGCTATCGAGAATGTGACGAGTTCGGTGGCTATCAAGACCCTTTGCGTGCAGCAAAGGGAGCAGCTGGTCAAGGTCCTGCAGAAGACGCAGGAGATAACACGAGAGGGCGTCCTCGACGATGGCTTCGTGACGGAGCATGCCAACAAGATCATTTTGATGATGCGGCAGTCCAATGTCCTGCTGCGCTGGTTCTGTTTGCACACCTCCAAGGAGGTGTTCGTCTTCTCACACAACACCGCCAGCCAGCCGGGACATGTGGAGCAGATGGTGATCCAGGAGCTGAAGTTTGACAGGAATGCCCTCTACCACCTGATGCTCAACTGCAGCCAAATGGagctgtgtgtgcgtgagctGCTGGCGGATATCCAGCAGACCAAGGAGGATCGCTGGACCAAGAGCCGGGAGGAAGCCATGCAGAGACTCAAAGAGCTGAGTGAGGCCTTTGCCGGTTCCAGGCCTTTGACCAAGATCGAACCGAATACCCAGCTGCAGCAGTGGTTCGGTGAGGTGGCCGATCGCCTCAAGAAACTGGAGCTAGCCAGGCCCCAAAAGTCGGGCCGCCTACTCATTCAAGTGATGCAGGCTCTGGACGAGGTGCAGGAGTACCATAATCTCCACTCAAACATGCTGGTCAAGCAGCACCTTCAGGAGACCAGGGACATGCTGAGCCACATGGCTCAGCTGATCAACCTGAAGGAGGACATCGAGATCCACATCCAGATGATCACCGACTTTAGTTACGCGTGGCATCTCCTGCAGCGGGATTTCAAGCCGCTCATGCAGGAGCACATCAAGCGACAGCCCCAGGCCGTGATCGGTATCCGCGCGGTGTTTCTCAAGTTGGCCAGCACCCTGGAGGTGCCACTGATGCGGATCAATCAGGCCCGAAGCGAAGATCTGGCCTCCGTGTCCAACTACTACAGCACGGAGCTGGCCAACTTCCTACGGCGCATTCTGCAAATCGTTCCCGAGACCATGTTCAGCATTCTGGCGCGGATCATTCACTTGCTGACCAATGTCATCAAGGAGTTTCCCACGCGTGTGGAAAAGGAGCGCCTCAAGGAGTACGCCCAGTTCGAGGAGCGAGCCAAGGTGGCGCAGCTCACCAACTCCATAGCGGTTTTCACCAAGGGAATACTGATGATGAAGACCACTCTGGTGGGCGTAATCGAGCTGGATCCCCAGCAACTGTTGGAGGATGGGATACGCAAGGAGCTGGTTAATCATCTGTCCAGTGCCTACAATCTGGGCCTGATCTTTACGCCAGAGAAGGGAAAAACACCGGTGCAGGTGCTCCAGCAAAAACTTCAGACGTTGGCCAAGACGATCGAGGGATATCGCAGGTCCTTTGAGTACATTGAGGACTATCTAAGGGTTCAGGGCCTGGGCATCCTGCTGGAGGAATCGCAGCGCATCATCAACTACAATGTGGAAAAGGAATGCAATGCCTTTTTGCGTCAGAAGGTCCAGGAGTTCCAATCGGTGTATCAGAGTTCGATTATTCCAATTCCAAACTTCCCGCCGGTGCAGGGGGATGCCTCCGGCTCCAACAACTTTATTGGACGCCTGGCTCATGAAATCCTGCGCTGCACGGAGCCCCGGCATACCATCTTTCTGGATCTCAAGAACATCTGGTATGATAAGAAGGCTCCGGCACACCTAGAAGTACTATCCGGTTCTGGATTCTTTGGGATATTGCGCGAAGCCTTGGCTCCGTCGGGAATGGTAGGACTGGAGCGTCTCTACGCTCACATGCTAGCGGATGAGCTAAAGCGCAACCTGGAAAGGTTGCAGAAGAACCTCACATCGGATCGCATGTGGGTGGAGGCTTTGGACAGCCTAACCCGAGAATTGGAGTCTCGGGACTTCCCCCCACCCGACGTGGCCAAGCAGCCGTTGAAGTATTATCAGTCCTACACCCAGCGCTGGCTCAAGGTGTGGCCAACGGTTCTGGATTGGGTGCTGGCCATGGGACAGAAGCAGCTGCTGCGCCAGCAGATTGCCGGCGAGCTGAGCTTCAATAGCAAGTGCGATGCCAAGCTCCTGGAGAACACGGCGGACACATTGAACCGGGCCCTTCTTCTAGAGCTCTCGCTCAGCCAGAGTCTGTGCGATGAACAGGGCGTGGGCATGCTGACCGAGCTTCAGGACATACTCCTCTATACGGGCAACTATGAGCCACTGGAGCAGGTCTTTGTCACCACCAAAAATAGCCACAATGTATCGCTGTTCCTGTTCCTCTTTACCATTGCCCATCTGGGTCGCCTGCAGCACTCCACGAACACGGATTGCCTGCTGCCCAAGTCAGCCAAAGATGTCATAGACTGTGTGCCTTTTGTGGTGGGTCTGCTGACCATTCTCCAGCAGTTCCACAAGAATGTCAAGATGCTGTATATATCCTACATGAGCCAGTATGTTGTGACCATTGCGGAAGCCCAGTTAAT GGACAAGGAAATCCTGGGACCTGACACAGTCACTGCCCTCCATTTCCTAATGACCTTTATACGCAGCGCCCGCCTGCCTCTAAGAGTGCTGGAGCAGCGCATTCCCAACATCTTACTCAGCGAGTTTGAGTATCTGGCCACACCCACAAAGTAA